ATGTCAGTCTCTGGCCCCATTCTGTCAGGAAGCCCATGAGATGTGGACACTGACAGAACGAAGGGTGTGCGATCTCAAACACGCCACACGCTACTGAGAAAACCTGGCGGATTCTCTTTGCTCCACCATCCAATGCTAATATACGCCCAGTCCAAGGATCAGCTAGGTTTGGAGAGACACTCTATCTATATCTAAAAGCCAAGAACTTCATATACTTATATGGCATCTTTCAATGCAAAAAAAGTATGAGAAATGTTACATGACACAAGGATATGTATAGATGCATGTATTTGCCATGTTTTGCAAAGTTTGCATGGTGCAGTTGCTACAAACTGCTTATTCTTAAAATTCAACCATGACCTTTCCATTCCACAGGGTGATCAACGTCTTCAGAGCTATGATAGTGAGCCGCACACACTCGTAAAAAGAGCACCCTCACGCAAACTgcaaaacaaatgaagtcagaGGAGTTCAGGAAAAGCCAAGTATCAACAGAAGTTCTGTCAAACGTGTTCTCCCTTCCAAGTGACTTATCACTCAACAATAAACAGCCTCTAAATAATGGGACCTGTGTGTCCATTTCATCTCACTGCTGGAGGTTAAGTTGAGTTTATTACTGAGGCCACTGGCGGCATGCATTAAGCAAATCATAAATTATGCATGCTAATTACCTTCGGCTTCCAATTTAATGAATTCTTTTAATTAAACTACCACATTGTGGCTTTGCAGTGGCATGGTCTATATTTCATCCATGCCTAGGATGACCTTCCTCTATGTCAGAGTggctcatgtaggcctagttgagggagggagggggggatgcaACAGTTTTGTCTATGGTTACACAGACAGATTAAAAATGGCTCTagcaaataaaaaagaataataataatagcaggGATGAAAAACTCACATTGAACATCACCTGAAATAATCAAGGGTATCAAGTATAACATCATGGAAAATGCCACTGTGTTATCTGTTTGGTGAATTTGAGTTTCTGTAATGTTGATTACAGATGACCCTAGGTACACAATAACGATCATACGTAATACTTAACACATGCAGACTACTTTCCTCCTCAAATCTTTACATTAATTTTTAAATTAAGAACTTTTGGATATGGACCTCAACACTTCATAATGTCTTAATAACTAAAGGACATAAATAACAAAAATGTGCTATATGATTTAAGAATATTGTAGTAGTTTTTCAGTTTTTAAACTTTAAGTTAGAAAGCATAATATCTATGTGCCAGGTCAGTTAAATCACCCACTTAAACTTGTAAGACAACCACATAATTTACACATCAAGAAATTGCCATTTATAATGCATTGAGACTACATAAGGTGACATTTGGAAAATCACTATAATCCCTTCTGTAATCTTGGCACTAGGccaataaaacaataacaactATTGAAATAGAGATGTGCTGTCATATATTTAAAATGCTGTGTGATGGACAAACATTTTACATTATGCCTGTTCACCATCTCATGCTACTATAATATCCTGATTTAAATCAcaccataaataaatacaatgatAGACTACAGATTGTAGTCTGCCATGTCACACAACATTGTTATGGGCTTATTGAGGAATTTAGAGCAAGTAGCCATAATAGTATGGCTCCACGTTGATACAGTGAAATGTGTAAATCAGAATATGGACCACTTCATGGAAAATCTCAGCAGGCATGAGGCGCCAAGTTAAATAAACCTCTGTGTCCATTTGTTTAGTTGTTTGCTCTTTTTGTTAGCTTTTCAGTGGTCTTTGTCTCACCTATTTGTTTATGAAAAATCCTTAAGAAGAAAACATGGCAGCGAAAAAATGTTCTCTACCCATTCCACACATTTAATACGCGGGAATAAACAAAAACGCTAAACATAGCTTACaatgtaaaaaagagagagagagaaaaaaacttgCACTGTTGTGCAAACAGAGTCTAAGGGGGAGGGGATGGATTTAAATTCCAAAGGGGTCTCAGAACTCGTTTCCTAGTCCCCCAGTCAGCAATGTGTTTGTGAAAAATCAGTCTTTTTGTCTCTTCGAAAAAAAGGCTAAATCTACATCGGTGGCCCAGTCTAAGTTTGCAATTCTTTGCACTTTCTATTCAGCTGAATGAGAGTGAATGAAGTGCCCAGAGACCCTTTATTTGATCTACTCAATTGCATAAAGTGACGGAATTCTAATGTATTTGCTTAATACTGAGCAATGGGCCGTTGCTCtcggagaggaaaggaggacaaTACACCTGATGTTCCATACATTTTGACCGGATAGCTTAGGATGTTTCATAAGCCATACAGATTTGGAAAATAGCAGTGCAAACAGAATAAATCAAAAGTTAACTTCCATATAAGTTTAATAACTTAAGTCTTAAATCAAATCTATAACCTGTCTGTCAAATAGAAAATAACgcaaactgtaggctacataacgAAATGATTCCGGCGCTTATTTTAGAGGGGACCTGGATGTTTTGGTTTTCAGTAGCTAATTGCTATTTAGCATCTAATAGAGAAAATCCTAAATTACCTGCAAATTCCATCAAAATAGCCTATCGAAAAAAGATTAGTGTAGTAAAAATGCACCACCTCTGCTGGGCAAGCCTATATTAACACCTCAGTGGAAATGTAGCTATTCCAAATCTAGCATCCTGAAATTAATAGCCTCCTCTGAGCAAGTTGCAGCAAAACATtaaatagcctataaaacgTTGAAACTTTTTCTGCTCACATGGCCAGATATTGCATGATTCTACTCAACACATGCATTTGAGTGTAAAATGTTTAAGCTTGTCAGCGCTGGTCTTAATCGAGAGCATGGCGCTTGATGAATGAGGCTTCTTGTCTGCACTGTGGCTATGACACAGTAACTCCATGCATTCTAATCAACAGCTTGATTCATCTATTTCCTCACGGCCGATCTGGGTGTTCCTCTAGAGGCCGTGGTCTTGCACAGTGGTAGTCAAAACACTGCATTGGTACCCTGAGTCAAAGGTGATGATTTACTAATTTGACATTAGCCAGGTTATCAACCTGAATTAATATGATATCGCAAATGAATTACATTATTATGCTTTAACGGGAGACTGAAGTGGTgaaaaaagtaggctaaacaaCGTAAGTTTCAAAAGctaaaaataaactatttattCGCTTTTACACTACATAATAACaacataataatagtaattattattattattattattattataaataataataatggtgtgtgtgtgtgtgtgtgtgtgtgtgtgtgtgtgtgtgtctgtgtctgtgtgtgtctgtgtgtgtgtatgtgtgtgtgtgtgtgtgtgtgtgtgtgtgtgtgtgtgtgtgtgacagtagccTGTTGTctgtaaaacaaacagaaattaAATTTCAAAATACACGGAGAATATACTTGAGGTTTACATAATTTTAATGAAAAAATATTCTGATGACCAAGTTGATAATTTAATGCAGACTTTTTGCACACTTTTTAAAAGCACGCATGCTTgcagcaaaacaacacaacgTCTGAGAGCATGCTTTACATTGTAACAGAAAATGTACAAATTTACGGCATTGAATACACATGGTCACCACAGCTTTAAATTAAATGCTCCACAAAACATATCCTGCAAAATAGAGATACTCTaaaacatctaactaaaaaGTGCATTTTACACAATTCAATATCAGTTATTTTCAGATATTCACAATATTTACCTCGCGCTCCACGAGAACCCTtgtccatttttatttttaatatttttcaTGTTTGACAACTTAACATACTTCTGAGTTGTATTTAATAAAAAGAAATCTAACAGCTAGGTATTTGGTATACCATCTGCAACAAGCATTTCAGTTATTTAAAAGTTGCACTGAATATCATTGTTGCAATGTCTTGATTTTTATGCCGCATACCTTGCactttgttttgattttctCTGACAACTATGCATATCAAAAAGGACTAATTTGTGAACTTGGGGCCATCTCCAAATTATAAACGAGCTTGTCAGGTCACCTGTGAAACTGATTACACTGTCCAGCGCTTACTTATGAGGTTCATTAAAACACCTATCCAACTTGTATCAGCGAACGCCTCCGTTCTGACGGAATAGTTTGAGTGCTTCAACTTGTAAACAGCCATTCCTTACAGTAGGCAAACAAAATCTGGATATGCTGAAGGTCAAAAGCTGACAAATAATTTATAACATGAAACAATATACCACAATATATCTGTACTCCATCCAGGTGAGAAGACAACTACCATTCAAAGTAACACTTATAAGTctgaaatacatacacacaaattaaCATTACTGCAACACAGAAATATCTTGCCTTGATTGTAGCCGTTATTTTTTCGCCTTCGGAGTGTGAACATGAAACTTTGGAGACTGATGTCCTGCAGGTCAAAGTCTTTGAGTGGACAAGTCCAGCGCACCTGTACTAGGTCAGTGCACCGCCACAGACTGCAGTGTTGACGGATTTGTGAGTGTCTCGCTTGGGGTGGCAGGGCTGCTTTGGCTGGTGGCTGTTTGAGGAGATGTTGGGCTTAACGACTGCGGAGAGTTCGACAGGAACGCGGGAATATGCGGGGGCAGCGACGACAGCCCAGGTACTCCGGCCGGCGTGGGTTTTATTGGCACAGGAATCGCTGGTAAGGTTTGTACCCCATGGCAAAGGGACTTGATGGGCACGCCGTAGGCACTGTAATCACTGCTGGCCATTGAGATAGGAGCTCCCGTGTCGATCATATTGGTGTTGTACATATGGGGCCAGGCCGTGGTCAGCTGGTTGTGCAGGGGGTAGCCAGCAGACATGGACTGCATGGTAGAAAAGGCGAGCCCCCCTGGTACCTTGTACTCTCTGGCAATTATGTTCTCTATGGCGAATGGATGCTTGAAAGTGGACGGCTGTGACACTCCCAAGTTATAGCTGGACATCTGCGGGAGGTGTGTTCCAGTGGCTGCGAGTGCACTAAGTCGAAGTTTGGCTTGTTGCTGAAGATAATTTGCAGCCTCGGATTGCTTACTTGGGGCCAGGGAATCCATGTTCATCATAATTTTAAAACGCTTGCGCCTCCTCAAGAAACTTCCGTTCTCAAACATGTCTCCGCACCCGGGATGCAGCGCCCAAAAACTGCCTTTCCCAGGCTGATCCGGGCGTCGAGGGATCTTGATGAAACAATCGTTGAAAGACAGATTGTGCCGTAAAGAGTTCTGCCACCTTTGCGTGTTTTCTCGGTAATAAGGAAAACGGTCCATGATGAACTTATAAATCTCGCTTAGTGGGAGCATCTTCTCCGGACAGCTCTGGATGGCCATGGCGGTCAGGGAGATGTAGGAGTAAGGAGGTTTCTGGTCGCTGTATGTGTTTCTGCCTGGTCGAGGCATTCTCGCAGATATTCAGTTGCTGATGTTTAAAATGGTTCGATAGTGCAGGTCAGGAGATTATCTTTGCTGCTCGAAATCTTCACGCTATTTTTCGCTTTTCCAAAACTTCGGGAGTACATACAAAACACTCAATATGTCCCATGAACGGATAAATGCGTCAACAAAAATGTTAAAGCAGTAAAACTTTTCTGTGGTTTACCGTCGATGTCGGTTGTCCGAGGTGTTCACCGATGAAAGTTGGAAATGCTAGTCGGGTTGTTTGCAGGAGGGGACACCAGACTTGGCTGCTGTCGGTCTGCTGCGCCTTCCTAATAAAACGCGTCTGCTTTCTCAGACGATCCGTAATCTTTACTTAAGCAAGCGGCAGTAAGCTTCCTCTTCCCCTTGCAAGTTGAATGGAGCAgatctcctctcccttccttgatgCGATGAGCTAAGTAGCTGCCTCCATGTCCTTCCTCAAACCATCTGATAGTTTTATGTGGTGACATGAGCAGAAAAGACCCCTGTAGAGGCGCTTCATTAATGTGCCACTTCTTTGCTATCACATGACAATCGCCttgggaggagggggctgggagAAAGGCATAATCTGGTTTCATTTACACCTATTTACATGGACACCTTGGGCCAATAGAAATCATTTCCATTTGAAGACAGAGCAAAGGGGTGAAAAGGCTCGGCAACCGGAATTGAACTGCGATGGCACCCAGTAACAGTGTGTGAAGGTATGCGCTAACCTTTCTGTGAGCTTCGCAGGGTGCTTGGTCTACAATTCACACGTACAAATGGAGCTACCAAGCAATGGGATGTTTGACATGGAAATTGGCTCGCTCTAGCTTTCAGTTTGCATCGCATTGTAACggttattttttgttgtttgctgTCATGACATTGCCTTGCTCCTTATGACTTATGATTACGCCTTGTTGTCCGTGGGAGCAAGATGTGAATTGGTTACATTAAGGCGGGATAATCTCTCCTAATACCGAGGTGTTACCGACTGTTATTGATAACATAAAATAGAGAGTTTGTGTATTTAGGACATATTCCACGAAATGCATGTGAAGAAATACTATAGCCCATTTGTAAATAATAGTAGCTTATTTTTTACTTAGATGTAAGGCATGCGCATATCTGTTCTCGCGTAAAGTATGCTACTTGTAATAAATGTAGTCTATAAATGATGGGCTTCTTAAGTCTCTTCATATGGACAGACGGCCAAAATGTTGTCAGCAATGGTTAAAGAGAGTAAAATAAACCAATAAACTGAACAAAGACCAAAATAAATCACACGTTTTAAGGGTAGGCTAGACCACATTATGTGGTATTGAATGCAGAGTCACATCTCAAGATATTAACCACAACACTTGAGAGTCCTCTTCACATAACAGATGACAAGCTATTCTGAGACTTGGTGGACGTTCTACCACCCACAGTAAAGAATGTTCTGTCTTAAAACATTGCTCATTAATAACGTCAAAAAAATTATACCTGCAATTAGAAGACTCTGCATTTATTAAACTGTTTGACTTCAGGAAAGCTAGAGTAAATAATTGCATAAATTACATTGACTGCACAATTTTGAAATTGTTCAATAAATGCTGCCTATGTTGAAGCTTGAAATTGTGTGGCACTGCAGTCGGGTGAAATAATGTCCGTGAAAGAAAACTCGCAAACAT
This sequence is a window from Sardina pilchardus chromosome 10, fSarPil1.1, whole genome shotgun sequence. Protein-coding genes within it:
- the foxb1a gene encoding forkhead box protein B1a, which produces MPRPGRNTYSDQKPPYSYISLTAMAIQSCPEKMLPLSEIYKFIMDRFPYYRENTQRWQNSLRHNLSFNDCFIKIPRRPDQPGKGSFWALHPGCGDMFENGSFLRRRKRFKIMMNMDSLAPSKQSEAANYLQQQAKLRLSALAATGTHLPQMSSYNLGVSQPSTFKHPFAIENIIAREYKVPGGLAFSTMQSMSAGYPLHNQLTTAWPHMYNTNMIDTGAPISMASSDYSAYGVPIKSLCHGVQTLPAIPVPIKPTPAGVPGLSSLPPHIPAFLSNSPQSLSPTSPQTATSQSSPATPSETLTNPSTLQSVAVH